accccttcctgatcatcatcatggccttaaggtaagaaataaacctacattttggcataacattattctCCTCCTACTCAACAGCTGGCTCGTTAGGGAACTCAAGCCTCATGATTCTAGCTCGGcaatcgagtttggcaaaacatgaataaagccaatccattcccattactacatcaaaatcaatcatccctagttcaataagatcgTCCATGGTATCTTGatcacgcaccgtgacaacacaatccctataaatctTTACGGCCATAATAGACtggccaaccggagtagatacagagaacggctcatgaagttgttccgatTCTATCCCGAAactcgtagcaacataaggagtaacataggacaaagaaaaTTCGGGATaaataagggcatacacatcatgagattgaataGTCAATATACCCGTGATGACATCTGGGGAGGCCTCtgcactctgtcgaccactcatagcatagaatcggctgggtcctcccgaaatctgtgcaccacccctagctgtaccACGCCATGCGGGTGCTGAAGAGCCTCGAGATGGAGGGTGTGCTAAAGATGTAGTAGCTGTAGGACTGGATGAGTGAGTTgtgcccctgcctgcaccctgtcgggatgcacgacactccctctgaataggGCCTCTCATTCCACGtccgtaacatactggcatgtccaggtagATGACTCCCGAAtatatcctcccacacttaggtcATGGGGCCCTCTTTTGCTGTTGGAacctccctcctgatcggccctgataGTGGGACCCCCTGCTTCCCTGACTGGGCCTAAAGCGACTCCTCTGCTGCTGACCGTGCCCTAATGGCGGGGCACtaactgaagactgagcataagactagGACGGCCCGATGATCCTCCCCaaaaagctgatctcccacctccaaatcaatccccaaggttgcctgctgatcgggccctactactaccttctcgttccatcctgagctttaaTTTTCGAGACTATGTAGCTTGGGAAAATGCCAACATCTTTtcatagttcatgtcagaatttagagcagttgtggtagcctcattaataaccaaagggctaaggccctgcacaaatcgacgcaccCTAGCCTCTATTGTCGGCATCATATGAACATCATACTTTGGCAGGtgcacgaactccatgtgatactcccacacattcttACTACCCTGTTTAAGCATTTCAAACTCCACGGCACGGGCTgtcttagtctcggcaggcaagaaatggtctatgaaggcatccgcgaactgactccatctcgccggagggctcccctcctcatggGAATCCTCCCACAtttcaaaccaggaatatgctACTCCTTTCATATGATAAGAGGCAAcctctactccctccgtctcagtagcacgtATAACTCGGAGGGTTTTAtgtatctcatcaatgaaatcctgagggtctaccccgggatcagtacctgtgaacactggagggtctaactgaaggaacttGTTTGCCCTGGAATAATAAGAATCCCCTTGCAAGCTAAAtgaggtgggtgcaacatttgacctatgagcctgagaagctactaactgagttagcatctgaatagctcccctaagatccccatctgAAATACCAGGCCCaggagctggggctggaggtggaacaggtttatcggcgggagggattgtggcaccctccgcgggtgtaggaactggggtagtctgttctggagtatacgaatcaggcagtgtgatagtagggggattatcctcacccgcattatcaattaggggatcaacaaccactcctggggtggtattggcttcttggccaattctcgctctcttcttaggtgccatttactgaaagttagaacaatgcacgagttaggggaaaataacctcacgttccgctctatcgcacgatatagaacaacaatgaagggtatcattcttaaatgtccaagtatccccctaattatagatgtggtcaacaacacatcgataagaagggctctactagacactgctcagagacatcctaggacacttgaaaaccttaggctctgataccaagtttgtcatgccccaacctcgaggagcgcgaccggcgctcaaccgagtgaacccggtcgagtaAGCCTAttaacctttcctacccgactcattcataatccaaaaagggattgcatcaccatttgtataacaggggagagatcagttatataaatatataaacgttgctagttcatttttccttatatacattatgccatagttgagtttccaaaatacaactcgatccaacgaccaccccaacatagatacatgacccacataaacgctTATGGAGCCTCgaaggatacaaaagagcaacatgacaatgccggcaacaaggttcCGGCTATACCGcaaaatataaaaacttatacaaaagaaggactacatgacccctgggagaaatggggctcaccaagactgctgtgaggagagaaagagagaaccactatctgcgatcagcactatctgtgatggaaccacctacatccatttaaagatgtagcccccccggcaaaagagacgttagtactgttgaatagtactagtatgtaaggcaaacaccaatcttagtagaatgaatagtgaaacaaagagaaggcagtcataataatcaataagtacttcacagaaatacaaagaaacaccaagtaaggatcacatagtttcctattcaatctttccatctttttaggttaataatctttagtaccaaagccacaactcacaatgccaccgtgtttttacgtggagtctgatctcagcccgaccggctaagccatctcaagtgagacatatccatatccacaatgtacatcaataattccaacacaaatgccaccatgtgtacaacatggcgtccgacctcggcccgatcggctaagccatctcacttgagacataacctctttcaattgttcactcaattcacatttctttcccatctttcattacatggcacaaacaacctcatttattaagtagttcttggcacttgggaacattttacaattcaagtctttccctttttattcgctCAAATAACATCataattcatgtcgataagtaccatcacataaggcattgcgcacataagggaaggagcttggaaaatcataattacgttctcaaatagcatgatgacatggtaaccatctaaaacaactAGGGAACATAAATcgttcaatccaacacactaaggcaaacaattctaatatgatcaagttggaacttacaccaattattcgaacaccaggagttcgattctaagaagaagagagttagccatacatacctcaattgcgcttctttagactctacaattatccggaacccttagcaacctcaatcctagtaccccattataactatgtttgaaattaagagctggggtgatgaagccttaccttttaggatgaagaatttggtactctacttgaatatttccaaagctttgagtgatagttgaagatcaatttgatgaaaaattaggccctccctcttgaaccctctctcactctagaaatatctgaaatgagcttcaaaatagactaaaggggtgtttaAACGGAataggggtcgggttttaaattaagaaaatgggtgccccgacacaggtctgcggtcgcatatgcgaccacataatggttatgcggtccgcaaagtgaccacaGAAATGACCCTCAGGGGCCTTAActttcggcccaggtatgcgaccagtatgcggtccgcatacttgttctgcgatcgcataatgcaccacagaactccctccgcagaaacccaagagggattatgagaccaatatgcggtccgcatatcgattatacgTTCGCATAATCGACCAtaaaactgacctcaaattggacaaactttctgcttcactctgcgaccgttatgcggtccgcatagtgattatgtggccgcataatgggccgtaaaaatgcgttcttctgcgaaatattttcctctcagtccgtagggtactgttcaatccaaaaagtccgaaccgcggtgagcaagctcgccgcaaagaatttcttctataataatgcaggaatctatcttggcaccacgaaaccccaagtttttttttttggttaaaatatttatgggtccttacatcctcccccacttaagatcattcgtcctcgaatgaggattaaGGTTGACTTAATATAGCttcagttataccacataccatcaaccccaaatttgcctaacttcctgAAACTTTTGCTAGAGTTttctttgtaattaggcctatccacctgccagagagccccagaaacacatcctaacacgTATTCGTACGGTCAAATAACTCaacacaacacaaaataacaCTCACTGAGGCCTCATAAGGAACATATAGTTCAGAAGGAATATCTTTTACattagccgaacaagtgatacaaaatttatgggaaacaacttcatagaactattacatggctattcaaacaaatgagggtacttttcttttatttcattctcggcttcccaagtaacttcttcgacttgctggtttcgccataacaccttcacggatgcaatttctttgtttctcaactttcggacctgtctatcaagaatagcaaccggaatttcttcatatgataattcttcactaacctcgatggtctcaaccgacACAATAgccgacggatctccaactaccttcttcaacatggacatatggaataccgggtgtactaatgacatttCAGGTTGTAGTTCAAGCTTGcacgccacctgacctatcctttgaatatTTCTATACGGCCCAACATGcctcggacttaatttccctttctttccaaacctcacgATTCCCTTCGTGGGatataccttcaagaacacccaatcatcttctttgaactctaagtctctgcgacgaacatccgagtaggatttttgatgactatgagcagttttcaaccgctttTTTATGAtattaaccttttccatagcctgatgcacaagatctggtcctattagttcagcttctccaaactcgaaccacccaatcggcgatcttcatcttctaccatacaagacctcaaacggcgccatctgaatactggcatggaagctgttattataagcaaattctatgagcggcaaatgatcatcccagctacccttgaagtcaagcacacacgcacgcaacatgtcctcaagcatctAAATAGTCCGCTCTGGTTGCCCGTCAGTCTGTAGATGGAAAGTCGTGCTAAGATTTACatgcgtacccaaaccttgctgaaatttcttccagaaattagctgtgaattgggcccctcgatcgaaaatgatggaaactggagtgccatgaagcctgactatttccttgatatacgattgagcatattgttccgcagtgtcggtggatttaactggtaagaagtgtgctgttttcgtgagtcgatccacgatcatccaaattgagtcaaacttaagCGGAGTGCGCGGCAaacctaccacaaaatccataatgatcatttcccatttccacattggaatttctatactctatgttaacccaccgggcctttgattctcggccttcacttgttgacagtttgaaaATTTTGCCACAAAAtccgccacacccctcttcatgtcatttCACCAGTAAACTTCTTTGAGATCATGATatatctttgtagaacctgggtgcacgaaatatctagaagtatgagcttctgccatgattctttcccgaagaccatctacatttggaacatatagtcgtccttggtaccgtaatgtaccgtcatccatgccaagagaaaaagccatagtcttatgtttatgaatcccttccttcagctgcaccaacactggatcattgtattgcttctccttgatcttcgtcacaagcgatgattccgccctattccgcacaatcaccccccctccccccggcctcattagagtctgcaagacgaactcccaaactggccaactggtgaacctcccaggccaagggcctttgacatgcctccaagtgagccaaactacccatagatttccgactaagagcatccgtcaccacattagccttcctcggatgatacaaaatatcaatgtcattatctttgagcaactcaagccaccttctctgccttaagttcaattccttctgcttgaaaatgtattgaagacttttgtggtccgtgaatacatctacatggactccatacaaataatgacgccaaatttttaatgcaaaaaccaccgccgcaagctctagtcaagagttggatagttcttttcatgattcttaagttgccttgaagcatatgctataaccttaccatgttgcattaatacacacccaagaccaatCCTTGAAgtatcgcaatataccacaaatccctcggtaccctctggcagggtcaataccggcgccgaagtcaatcttgatttcaattcctggaagctccttttacaagcatcggaccactggaacttaactgctttatgcgtcaatttagtcaatggagagtcaagagtggagaacccctccacgaacctcctataatacccaaccaaacccaagaaactgcgaatctctattggagtagtaggtcaaggccaatccttcaccgctgcaatcttttgaggatcaaccttaattccttctccggagacgacatgacccaggaatgtaacagattcaagccaaaattcacatttcgagaactttgcatacaattggtgttgctgaagagtctgcagaactgccctgagaCGGTGGGCGTGATCTTCTTGGCTTCGTGAATAaacaaggatgtcgtcaatgaatactatcacaaaggagtcaataAACGGCTtaaagactcgattcataagatctatgaaagttgccggggcatttgttagtccgaaagacattaccaaaaattcaaagtgctcataccgggttctgaaaactgttttcggaatatcctgctcccttaccttcaattgatggtaaccggaccgcaaatcaattttggagaataacttagcaccttgtaattgatgaaacaaatcatctattctaggcaacgggtatttgtttttgattgtgactttgttgagttgccggtaatcaatacacatccgcagcaatccatctttctttttgacaaagagaaccggtgcgccccaaggcgacacactcggtcggatgaaacctttctgtagcaaatcccttagttgttcctttagctcttttaattctgtcggcgtcattctataaggtggaatggatataggctgcgtgcccggcatcacatcaatcccaaaatcaatctccctgtctggaggaattccagggagctcatccggaaatacatcggggaattcattcacaattggtacagattcaagggtaggcacctcagcagtggtgtccgtaactcggacaAAATGATAAATACACCCCTTCCTGATCTTCttcatggccttaaggtaagaaataaacctacattttggcataacattattctCCTCCCACTCAACAGCCGGCTCGTTAGGGAACTCAAGCCTCATGATTCTGGCTCGGCAATCgagtttggaaaaacatgaataaagccaatccattcccattattacatcaaaatatttCATCCCTAGTTCAAAAAATCGGCCATGGTATCCTGACCACGCACCGTGATAACATAATCCCTATAAATTtatgcggccataatagactcgccaaccggagtggatacagagaacggctcatgaagctgtttcggttctatcccgaagctcgtagcaatataaggagtaacataggacaaagaagatccgggataaataagggcatacacatcatgagattgaacagtcaatatacttgtgacgACATCTGGGGAGTCTCtgcactctgtcgaccactcatagcatagaatcggctaggtcctcccgaactctgtgcaccacccctagttgtACCATGCCCTGCGGGTACTGAAGAGCCTCAAGCTggattatgtgaccgatatgcggtcgcataatcgaccgcaaaactgacctcaaattggccaaactttctacttcactttgcggccattatgtggtccgcagagtgattatgcggccgcataatgggccgcagaaacatGTTCTTCTGTGAAATAgtttcctctcagtccgtagggtactgttcaatccaaaaagtccgaaccgcggagAGCAAATAATTTCTTCTATAATAATGCAGGAATATATCttggcaccatgaaaccccgagttttttttttggttaaaatttttacgggtccttacagacACTTAAAGAGGAATGTCCCAGACTTGGAAGAGACGGATTTCATCAGAATATTTagactacaagctttattccagttaatactccatgtgcacaatcagctagaggtggaggacaggcgggtagtgggcacctaagaggtggagacccaacccgttgatataatcgctatgatttggttGAGGCCAATACACTAGATGGTGACGTTATAGGTATGATCCTGATtattgttataaaaggatatttttcccttaatttgattcaattttgaatattgaggtgagtcctcctattatgctccacttatgggtgagcttcgtaaatttgtgacccacttatatgtttatccctgttgggagatttaaagatgtgaacccatgtctgtcattttatttttggtatacCATTGAGGGCTGTAAGCccaaagtaatttttattattcattacaatgggtttaatatgtttcggaataattgattccaatttttatgaattatatgccctacctgtAGGAGGGTTCATTAAATGTTATGACAATACGTTTATGAAATatataaaaaagaagaaagaaaggaaattgaaatttcatttggcacaatgtgcaaaatacttgtgattcgaagttgaggacgagatcctcgcatatTTACataatgtgaaatatttaaatcgagctgcaagctgcggtggaagttatgtaaggacgagatccttgtggcaaaatatttatgagtttaaaatttttcctttgtgaaatttaattcgTACAATAgcattaatagggagtcatgcctgttaggcttatttgaaaattcatgtatatttttctattcatttcagccatttttgtgttgtaaacattgagttttagcctatgaggtggtggttaatatgagattaattgatgatgctggaattaattatgaacagcttttaagacctaagatatggtgatgagcatacatatgatgtgcttcatgtcctgatatcattatgttaatgtagtgcttgtaatgctgagattggcgttgttgatatataccttgtggtattttgttgggttgtggatgtgttattagaaattattttggtgttactctggcaggtggatagacccatttacaggggagactctgccgaaatttctgaaaaatttgggagttagtacaAATTTGGGGTATTGAGATGTGCAacagaagagataagttatgttatgtgtttgagggcgaatgatcctacgCGGGGGAGAATGTTACACCTCAGAAAGGAATTTTAAAGTATATCAAcgctatcaagaaagttgatatgTATGCAGGAACGaattgctatagccagttgaggcTAATACCGTGCAttgttgtgaaaatcaggccttttgaaaagtTTAAAGTGCAAGAAATTGGCcctaaagtttacaaatatggataaaagaaataatctcaaatgagatagtgttgtcgggtttatctcaaatgcggtagcgtaGAATTAAccatgagtatatgtgtaaaattaaaaaaaaaatcatcaatttggtaacctcagaataattcttagaacgtttgagaaagaacatttgtttaagaggtggagaatgtaacgacccgacttgtcgttttaagaatttacgtctcgttcagtggcttaaggtctcgaacagcttcgcaatatgtattatgacccgcgggtgtggtcgagtttgatttactaaagattcggaatttaattaaaagaacaattcttatttagaagcttaaatgggaagagttgaccggagagttgacttttgagcaaatgaccccgaaatagaatttgaggatggaaatagcttcgtctgatgatttcggacttaggcgtatgttcggatttggatttggaagtccgtaggacaattcgacacattttggtgaaagttgaaaaatataagattttggaaaagtccgaccgaaggatgaatttttgataacaaggtcggatttcgattccggaaatggaAATAGCTCtattaagtcaattatgacttgtgtgcaaaatttgaagtcattccggattgatttgatacgtttcggcacaaaatataaaagttggaagatttgaaaacttataattcaattcgatgcacgattcggaatttcggcgttgtttgacatcttttgaagcctcgactaagttcgtattgtattttgggatatgttggtatatttggttaaagtaccgagggtctcgagcaagtttcggatggttaaacagacaaaaatttggacttgaaggaaCTGTTGGAAATCTGCCACTGGTAttatcgcatctgcgatgaaatgGAGCGCAGATGAGcaatcgcagatgcgaggttgagatcgcagaagcgaaaggagcAGGCCTggacagtggtcgcaggtgcgaaaattatCCCACACCTgtgagatcgcagaagcggaactcctccgcaggtgcgagaggaaAGTGGTCAATGGACATCACAAAAGCGATAaatttctcgcaaaagcgagctcgcaggtgagactaaaatgtccgcaggtgcgaaactgggcagaacatTTAGGACcaaaaaaatggtcatttcgccattttcgttttggattcttggagctcggattttggcgattctGGAGAGATTTTTCActagcttggttggggtaagtgttatatgctaaagtgtttatatttcatgaatctatgattatatccatcatttaattcagattttaatggagaaaaatcaagttttttttaaaatcttctaaaaactaaaatttaagatttggaggttgagttgttattggaattcaataaaattggtatggttgaactcgtatcggaatgggtgttcggatttcataaaaattatgtcgggttccgaggggcgggccccgcgtcgacttttgttgactttttggaataaatttttaagtcgacgtattattatccggaattattttcgatgaattttaatgaagttatacaattaatttggatagatttgagcggttcggaggtcaattcaagcaagaaggcgattttggaatattggcataacttcaaaaaggtaagtatcttgcctaaccttgagtgggagaattttcccttaggcattgagtcttatgtgtaatttatgtaattgaaaaccatgtacgcgaggtgacgagtacgtagttggtttatatgtgcaaatttcagtgattaaaaatccttagacgcccttatgtattaaattggaaattattggcacttattaaatcctctatttgtcatgcctatatccttatttattgaaattatttttacatgatgattcgGTGTGattgtgtcacgatccaaaatccaactagtcgtgatggcacctaacccaacccgttaggtaagccaattaccaactattcaATTATAATGacaattatttaaaagaaaatatctaaaaccaatacatttccccaagaactggtagtacaaatcatgagcttctaagaatagagtatacaaaacggaaatgaaataaatacatagtctgtttgaataatacataaacagagcttttataaatcgaaggctaccctaaacaagaggcagctacaacaggaacgcatgtacatcttcaaatccggcaaccatcgaacacagcaacaacggcagccaatatctgcacacaatgtgcacaagtgtagtatcagtacaaccgaccccatgtactgggtaagtaacaaacctagccttaggttgaaagtagtgacgagcttgtaccaaggttagagtccaacttccataaccaataatattaaacaagtaataccagagtaactcaaagaataaatgctcagctaaatcatgacttctgaaaatagtttttcttttcaagtacatcaatgaaaacccaaatcatttatcgaagttaccaaaaatataaataagtttgaaaacaataatttttcc
This sequence is a window from Nicotiana tomentosiformis chromosome 5, ASM39032v3, whole genome shotgun sequence. Protein-coding genes within it:
- the LOC138892924 gene encoding uncharacterized protein, producing MLTQLVASQAHRSNVAPTSFSLQGDSYYSRANKFLQLDPPVFTGTDPGVDPQDFIDEIHKTLRVIRATETEGVEVASYHMKGVAYSWFEMWEDSHEEGSPPARWSQFADAFIDHFLPAETKTARAVEFEMLKQGSKNVWEYHMEFVHLPKYDVHMMPTIEARVRRFVQGLSPLVINEATTTALNSDMNYEKMLAFSQAT
- the LOC138892923 gene encoding uncharacterized protein, with translation MPVCYGRGMRGPIQRECRASRQGAGRGTTHSSSPTATTSLAHPPSRGSSAPAWRGTARGGAQISGGPSRFYAMSGRQSAEASPDVITGILTIQSHDVYALIYPEFSLSYVTPYVATSFGIESEQLHEPFSVSTPVGQSIMAVKIYRDCVVTVRDQDTMDDLIELGMIDFDVVMGMDWLYSCFAKLDCRARIMRLEFPNEPAVE